The proteins below are encoded in one region of Sphingobium yanoikuyae:
- a CDS encoding ATP-binding protein: MTIATHDFTRNAKVPLGHCSAGTLELDLGKLMSGRCLIQGSSGAGKSQTLRRIIEEAFDYLTTIIVDPEGEFANLAAHIGATTVIARDYANDGLTALALRTRQHRIALHLDLTDLEPDHRIEKAAAFFAGLLSAPREHWAHTVLVCIDEAHLLAPHMAASARDAETRRLGVATLTDMCARGRKRGIGTIIATQRLAKLASSVVSELHNHLIGLNVFDRDVARAADLLGFASDQAALLRQLPPGEFFAFGPALSPLPVLAKIDPTITPHIGRTPDLVAAADLDADESRTLLDLDTLREVAPARTTHAVMRGQRALDAFLLDPAASAAARIVGALGSIAPNATTADDLARHLALPTTDIDAGLDLLAAIGASDTMPRGDTRIARLSARLRLRVVDTPVVGLA; encoded by the coding sequence ATGACCATCGCCACTCATGACTTCACCCGCAATGCGAAAGTTCCGCTCGGTCACTGTTCGGCCGGCACGCTGGAACTGGATCTCGGCAAACTGATGTCGGGCCGATGCCTGATCCAGGGATCGTCGGGCGCAGGCAAGAGCCAGACGCTGCGCCGGATCATCGAGGAGGCCTTCGATTATCTGACCACGATCATCGTCGATCCCGAAGGCGAGTTCGCCAATCTTGCCGCGCATATCGGCGCCACCACCGTCATCGCGCGCGACTATGCCAATGACGGTCTTACCGCGCTCGCGCTGCGCACCCGCCAGCACCGCATTGCCCTGCATCTCGATCTCACGGATCTGGAGCCCGACCACCGCATTGAGAAGGCCGCCGCCTTCTTCGCAGGGCTCCTCTCGGCGCCGCGCGAGCATTGGGCACACACGGTGCTGGTCTGCATCGATGAAGCGCATCTGCTCGCACCGCATATGGCGGCCTCGGCCCGCGACGCCGAAACACGCCGCCTAGGCGTCGCTACCCTCACTGACATGTGCGCGCGCGGGCGCAAACGCGGGATTGGCACGATCATCGCCACGCAGCGTCTCGCCAAGCTCGCCAGTTCAGTGGTCTCCGAACTGCATAATCACCTGATCGGTCTCAACGTCTTTGACCGTGACGTGGCGCGCGCCGCTGACCTGCTCGGCTTCGCCAGCGATCAGGCGGCGCTGCTCCGCCAGTTGCCGCCGGGAGAGTTCTTCGCCTTCGGACCCGCGCTCTCGCCCCTGCCGGTACTGGCGAAGATCGATCCCACGATCACACCGCATATCGGTCGAACACCCGATCTGGTCGCCGCCGCCGATCTCGACGCGGACGAGAGCCGCACGCTCCTCGATCTAGACACCTTGCGCGAGGTCGCACCAGCCAGGACCACCCATGCCGTCATGCGGGGGCAACGCGCGCTCGACGCTTTCCTGCTCGATCCCGCTGCATCCGCCGCCGCACGCATCGTCGGGGCGCTGGGCAGCATCGCGCCTAACGCGACCACCGCAGATGATCTTGCGCGCCATCTCGCGCTCCCCACCACTGACATCGACGCCGGTCTCGATCTGCTCGCCGCGATCGGCGCCTCGGACACCATGCCGCGCGGCGATACGCGTATCGCGCGCCTGTCGGCCCGGTTGCGCCTGCGCGTCGTCGACACTCCAGTCGTCGGCTTGGCCTGA